The Nocardia arthritidis genome has a window encoding:
- a CDS encoding YbaB/EbfC family nucleoid-associated protein gives MTDEFEEIGRKVQRMQSALERIRGVGTVAGVRVVVDADGRLLSVGIPEEEIVLAAYHAALQDKQPQVDEATREVRSDTRMQEMSTFVRANAARTAAEQAVDETGYRVTIFESI, from the coding sequence ATGACCGATGAATTCGAGGAGATCGGCCGTAAGGTTCAGCGGATGCAGTCCGCGCTGGAACGGATTCGCGGCGTCGGAACGGTCGCGGGTGTGCGGGTCGTCGTCGATGCCGACGGTCGTTTGCTGTCGGTCGGCATACCCGAGGAAGAGATCGTCTTGGCCGCGTATCACGCTGCGCTACAAGATAAACAACCGCAGGTCGACGAGGCCACCCGCGAGGTGCGGTCCGATACGCGGATGCAGGAGATGTCGACCTTCGTCCGCGCGAATGCGGCGCGGACGGCGGCCGAGCAGGCCGTCGACGAAACCGGCTACCGAGTAACGATTTTCGAAAGTATCTGA